The DNA segment GGAAAACTGCACAGTGTTAAAGAATTAGTGTCTATCGCTTTTGAGTCGGTGGGCTTAAACTGGCAAAATCATGTAGTGATTAATACAGATTTGCTCAGACAAGACGAACATTTTCAGCTCGTAGCTAACCCTATTAAAGCTAAAAAGAACCTTGGTTGGGAAACGGAAGTTAGCTTTGAGAGACTTTTAGAGAAAATGGTGCAAACAGATGTAGAAAGATTACAAAGCGGTGCGATCGCCCAAGCATCAGAAGGAAAATTACTGGTAGATTAGGATACCGTAGCGCACTTGCACCCATCACCGTACTATCTCTAAAAATCAATAGAAAGAATCTCAATGCCAATTGATACAGTGAGAGAACAAATAAGTTTAGGCACAACTTCTAGAGAACAAGTTAACCATATCTTCTTGTTTTTAGAGGTTTTTAAACAGGAAGGGGGAATTCAATCTTATGTCAAGGATATTTTTCGGGCATATTCAGGATTGAGTCAAGGTTATCAAGCAGAAGTATTACTATTACGGGATAGCCCTGAATGCTCAAACCCTTTTACATCTAATAATTTAAAATTTCATTACTTCCAAAATCCATCACCCCAAATAGGCAGAATCAAAATGGCCGGGGTGCTACTAAAATTTTTATTGCAGAGAAGACCACAGATGGTCTTTTGTGGACATATCAAGCTAGCAGTTTTAGTACAGACACTTTGCCAACCCTTGGGTATTCCCTACACTATCCTTACTTATGGCAAAGAATTTTGGGAACCGTTAAAAAATCAAGAACGCCGCGCTTTAGCATCAGCCAAGGAGATTTGGACAATTAGTCGCTATAGCCGCGATCGCGCCTGTGCTGTTAATGGTATAGATCCTCATAAGGTGAAAATGTTGCCTTGTGCCATAGATGGGAAGAAATTTACTCCCGGCCCAAAACAGCCAGAATTAATCGAGAAGTATGGCTTAAGCGATGCCAAGGTATTAATGACTGTAGCGCGATTGTGGTCAGGAGATATATACAAAGGCGTGGATGTCACAATTAGGGCATTGCCGAAAATTATCCAGGCGTTCCCAGAAGTAAAATATTTAGTGATTGGTCGTGGTGATGACCAACCGCGATTGGCTCAGTTAGCCCAAGATTTAGGTGTAAGCGATCGCGTGATTTTTGCAGGTTTTGTCCCCACTGAACAATTAATGGCACACTACCGCCTAGCTGATGCCTATATTATGCCCTCACAAGAAGGTTTTGGAATTGTTTATCTAGAAGCAATGGCTTGTGGTGTACCAGTGCTGTCTGGTGATGATGACGGTTCGGCTGACCCCTTGCAGGATGGTAAACTGGGTTGGCGAGTTCCCCATCGCAACCCGGAAGCCGTAGCCGCAGCTTGTTTAGAAATTCTTCAAGGAGACGATCAGCGTTGTGATGGAGAGTGGCTGCGCGAACAGGCGATCGCACTGTTCGGAATGGATGCTTTACAAAAGCAGCTTTTGTCTTTAGTCCAGAGTCAATAGTCCATAGTCCACACTCAGAACTAATGACTAATGACCAAACTCGCTATCCTAGAAGGAGAGCAAGATAGTATTTAAAATGAGCCTTAACAATTCTCAATTAAATCTTTTAAACTTCCGCCCTTGGCTAACGCTGTTAGCAATTGCTTGGTTACTAGCTTCCTTGGGTTTAGGCTGGTTAGTAAATTCCTTGTTGATTATAGTGGGATTGTTGTTTCTAGCGCCTGTTGTGGCGTTTTTTGGGTTTCGCTGGTGGCTGGAACGCAATTTAGTCTCTGATCAATGTCCCGTCTGTGGTTACGAATTTACGGGTTTAAATAATAGTCAGTTGCAATGTCCTAATTGCGGAGAAAACTTAACTGTACAAAAAGGTCATTTTCAACGCTTTGCCCCAGAAGGGACAATTGATGTCACAGCAATTGAAGTTCCATCCCAACGCTTGGAAGAATAAACAGTTGATATATTTCTTGGTTCTCTAGCCAGAGGAACTTAATAGTATATAATGAGGGATTGTGTCGAATTAGAGCCAATCCATGCCTAAACTAAAAACACGCAAAGCCGCAGCCAAAAGATTCCGTGCCACTGGTACTGGTAAAATCGTGCGCCGCAAAGCTTTCAAAAACCACCTTTTAGAACACAAAACCACCAATAAAAAGCGTCAATTCTCTAAGATGGCGATTGTCAACGAGCGCGACGAAGAAAACGTGCGTTTAATGCTGCCTTATTTGTAAATTTGTAAGTTTTTCAGGAATAAAATATGACTCGCGTAAAACGCGGTAACGTTGCTCGTAAACGCCGCAATAAAATTCTCAAACTAGCTAAAGGTTTCCGTGGTTCTCACTCAACCCTGTTTAGAACCGCCAACCAACAGGTAATGAAGGCACTCCGCAGTGCTTACCGCGATCGCAAAAAGAAAAAGCGCGATTTCCGCCGCCTGTGGATTACCCGCATTAACGCTGCCTCCAGACAACATGGATTAAGCTACAGTCAGCT comes from the Nostoc sp. PCC 7120 = FACHB-418 genome and includes:
- a CDS encoding glycosyltransferase family 4 protein; this encodes MPIDTVREQISLGTTSREQVNHIFLFLEVFKQEGGIQSYVKDIFRAYSGLSQGYQAEVLLLRDSPECSNPFTSNNLKFHYFQNPSPQIGRIKMAGVLLKFLLQRRPQMVFCGHIKLAVLVQTLCQPLGIPYTILTYGKEFWEPLKNQERRALASAKEIWTISRYSRDRACAVNGIDPHKVKMLPCAIDGKKFTPGPKQPELIEKYGLSDAKVLMTVARLWSGDIYKGVDVTIRALPKIIQAFPEVKYLVIGRGDDQPRLAQLAQDLGVSDRVIFAGFVPTEQLMAHYRLADAYIMPSQEGFGIVYLEAMACGVPVLSGDDDGSADPLQDGKLGWRVPHRNPEAVAAACLEILQGDDQRCDGEWLREQAIALFGMDALQKQLLSLVQSQ
- the rplT gene encoding 50S ribosomal protein L20; the encoded protein is MTRVKRGNVARKRRNKILKLAKGFRGSHSTLFRTANQQVMKALRSAYRDRKKKKRDFRRLWITRINAASRQHGLSYSQLIGNLKKADIQLNRKMLAQLAVLDPASFGKVAELASQAKG
- the rpmI gene encoding 50S ribosomal protein L35, with amino-acid sequence MPKLKTRKAAAKRFRATGTGKIVRRKAFKNHLLEHKTTNKKRQFSKMAIVNERDEENVRLMLPYL